The Deinococcus sp. KSM4-11 sequence CCCTGGAGCGAGGAGGATCACGTCCTCGCTCCCATCAGTCCGTATGCCAGCACCAAGGTGAGTGGGGAACTGCTCGGACACGTGTACAGCCACCTGTACGGCCTGCGATTCGTGGCACTGCGTTTCTTCACGGTGTATGGCGAGCGGCAGCGTCCGGATCTGGCCATTCACAAGTTCGCGCGCCTGATGCTGGACGGCCGACCGATCCCGATATTCGGGGATGGCTCGACCCGGCGCGACTACACGCACGTGAGCGACATCGTGCGCGGAATCACGGCCGCCATGGCGTACACAGGGAGCGCCTACGAGGTCATCAACCTCGGCAACAACCGCACGGTCAGCCTCGCGGAACTGGTGGACGTCCTGGAGGACGTGCTCGCGGTGAGGGCGCAGCGTGAGGTGCTGCCCATGCAGCCCGGCGACGTCCCGCAGACCTGGGCGAACCTCGAGAAGGCCGGGCGGCTGCTGGACTTCAAGCCGCAGGTGGAGTTCCGTACCGGCTGCGCCGCCTTCGCCCGCTGGCTGCAGGATCAGCCGCCCACGCCCAGGCAGGCGGCCCGGTGATCCATACCGTCAAGGCGCGGTCCGGACTGCCGTACACCGTGGTGTGGTTCCCCGACGTGGCGGACGTGGACGCGGTCGCCCGCCTCCGGCTGCCGATCACCGTGGTCCGGCAGGCCAGCGCGGCCTTCATGCGCCGCTACGAACAACCCCTGCTGCGCCGCCTCCGCTTCTGCACAGCGGTCGCGGATCTGACTCAATCCGAGGATCGACTGATGGCGAACATGAGCAAGACCTGCCGCGCGTCCATCCGGCACGGACTGAGAACACCCCACGTCTTCGAGGTTCTGAAACCCAGCGAGTCCCCGCAGGGCTGCGCGCTGATCGACGAGTTCAACCGCAGGCTGTACGGACAGCCGGTCAGCGCCGCGAACTGGCGGCTGACCGAGCGGCACGGCGTCCTCACGCAGATCCGGGTGGACGGGCAGCTCCTGGCGGTGAACACGCACCTGTTCGACGGCACCGCGCGGGCCCGCGCGTTCTACGGCGCGACCATTCCCCGGCAGCAGGGCCATACCCCGCCGCGCGTGGTGGCAGACATCAACCGCGTGCTGACGTGGTACGACATGACGTACTTCCGCAGTCTGGGCGTCCGCACCTACGACGCCGGGGGCCTGTTCGACGACCCGGATCATCCGTCAGCGGGGGTGGATCGGTTCAAGCTGGCCTTCGGGTATGCCCGCCGCTACGAGTACCACGCGCTGACCAGCCGGTACCTGCTGGCCCGCCGGGGCCTGAAGCTGCTCGCGAGGGACTCGTGACCACCAGTCCACCACGCCGGCGCGTGGCCCGGGAACGCCTGGGCCGCCTGCGGCGCGTGCCCCTGTCGAATCTGCTGCTGCGCCAGGAGTACGTGATCGCCGTGGGCCACACCGATACCCTGCGCGACCTGCCCGGACGCGCGTGGACGTCCACCGTGACCCGTGACCTCGTGACGGACGCCGTGGCGGAATACGTCGCCGATCCGTTCCTGCTGCGGCGGGACGGACTGTATCACCTGTTCTTCGAAGTCCTGAATCTGCAAACCGGGCGCGGGGAACTGTCGGTGGCGCACTCCAGGGATCTGGCGCACTGGACGTATGGCGGCGTGATCCTGCGTGAAGCGTGGCACCTGTCGTACCCGTACGTGTTCGAACATGACGGCGAGGTGTACCTGATTCCCGAGAGCGCGGAGCACCGTGCCGTGACCCTGTACCGCGCGACCGGATTCCCGCGCCGCTGGCAGAAGGTGACGGACCTGCTGACCGGCGCGCCCTACGTGGATTCCTCGATCTTCCGGGACGGCCTGGAGGACGGGCACTGGTGGCTGGTGACCTCGCTGGAGGAGGGCGGTGCGCCGCTGGTCTACCGCGCCGAGTCGCTGACCGGCCCGTGGGACGCCGTGGACGTGCACGGCCCCACCGATGCACGCCGGCTGCGCTCGGCAGGCCGGATCTTCCTGCGAGCGGGAGCGTGGCACCGGCCGGTGCAGCGGCGGGGGCAGGTGTACGGTGAGGACGTGTGGCTCATGCGGATCGACCTCATGGACGGCACCTACCGCGAGACGCTGGCCACGGACATTCCGCAGCCGCTGCTCGCGCCACACGGTGAGGGCTGGAACTCGCTGGGCATGCACCACATGGACGTGCACCCCGAGGACGGCGGCTTTCTGGCTACCGTAGACGGCAAGGCCCTGATCCTCGACCTGAACCTGCGGCGCACCTGGCTTAGGCTCCGGAACAAGCTGCTGGGGATCGGCCGTTCATGACCCTGGTCAAGCACAGCCTGCTCTATGCGCTGGCACGCGGCGTGCCCGGCATGCTGAATTTTGTGGCGCTCGCCGTGTTCAGCCACCTGCTCGACCCGGCCGGATACGGGCAGTACGCGCTGGTGATTGCCATCTCGACCCTGCTGAACTCGGTGCTGTTCGAGTGGCTGCACCTGGGGCTTCTGCGCTACCTGCCGACCGAGGCGGCTGACCATCCCCCCTTTCTGCGCACGATCATCGCCGGGTATGGGCTGGTCGTGGCGGGCACCGCCGTGCTCGGGGCGCTGAGCCTGCCGTTCGTGGACGCCGCGATCCGGCCGCTGGTCGGGCTGGCCCTGGTGCTCACCTGGGGACAGGTCTGGTTCGAGCTGACGCTGGAACTCCTGCGGGCGCGCCTGCAACCCGTGGCATACGGCGCCCTGTCCCTGACGCGCGCCGTGCTGTCGCTGGGGCTGGGCGTGGTGCTGGTGCGGGCTGGGCTGGGCTCCACCGGGCGGCTGCTGGGCCTGCTGCTGGGCGCGCTGCTCCCTGGACTGGTGTGGAGTGCGTGGTGCTGGCGGGGCGCGGCGGCCCTCCGGCACGACCGGACAACCATGCGCACGCTGCTCCGCTACGGCCTGCCGCTGACCGTGACCTTCGCCTTCAGCTTCATCCTGAGCACATCGGACCGGCTGCTGCTGGGCGCCCTGCAGGGAGCGGCGGCGGCGGGCGTGTTCTCGGTCGGCATGGATCTGGCGCAGCAGTCGCTGGTGCTGCTGATGTCCATCGTGAACCTCGCTGCGTACCCGCTGGCCGTGCGGGCCATGAACGAGCATGGCGAGGGCGCAGCCCGCGAACAGCTGGTGAACAACGGCGCGCTGCTGCTGGCCGTGTCGGTGCCG is a genomic window containing:
- a CDS encoding NAD-dependent epimerase/dehydratase family protein, which translates into the protein MKRVLVTGGAGFIGSHVVDTLLADGWRVDVIDSFDSFYDPAIKHANIAAQLQHPDYTLHSLDIRDQDALRDLPGGFDVIVHLAARAGVRPSIADPATYQDVNVRGTQNLLEFARTRGVPQFVFASSSSVYGVNPRVPWSEEDHVLAPISPYASTKVSGELLGHVYSHLYGLRFVALRFFTVYGERQRPDLAIHKFARLMLDGRPIPIFGDGSTRRDYTHVSDIVRGITAAMAYTGSAYEVINLGNNRTVSLAELVDVLEDVLAVRAQREVLPMQPGDVPQTWANLEKAGRLLDFKPQVEFRTGCAAFARWLQDQPPTPRQAAR
- a CDS encoding family 43 glycosylhydrolase, producing the protein MTTSPPRRRVARERLGRLRRVPLSNLLLRQEYVIAVGHTDTLRDLPGRAWTSTVTRDLVTDAVAEYVADPFLLRRDGLYHLFFEVLNLQTGRGELSVAHSRDLAHWTYGGVILREAWHLSYPYVFEHDGEVYLIPESAEHRAVTLYRATGFPRRWQKVTDLLTGAPYVDSSIFRDGLEDGHWWLVTSLEEGGAPLVYRAESLTGPWDAVDVHGPTDARRLRSAGRIFLRAGAWHRPVQRRGQVYGEDVWLMRIDLMDGTYRETLATDIPQPLLAPHGEGWNSLGMHHMDVHPEDGGFLATVDGKALILDLNLRRTWLRLRNKLLGIGRS
- a CDS encoding lipopolysaccharide biosynthesis protein — protein: MTLVKHSLLYALARGVPGMLNFVALAVFSHLLDPAGYGQYALVIAISTLLNSVLFEWLHLGLLRYLPTEAADHPPFLRTIIAGYGLVVAGTAVLGALSLPFVDAAIRPLVGLALVLTWGQVWFELTLELLRARLQPVAYGALSLTRAVLSLGLGVVLVRAGLGSTGRLLGLLLGALLPGLVWSAWCWRGAAALRHDRTTMRTLLRYGLPLTVTFAFSFILSTSDRLLLGALQGAAAAGVFSVGMDLAQQSLVLLMSIVNLAAYPLAVRAMNEHGEGAAREQLVNNGALLLAVSVPAAVGLSVLAPQIARVALGADFQGAAVQLIPWVSLSALLLGFKAYHLDLSFQLGQNTKQQIWIVLMAAAVNVGLNLLLIPRLGYMGCAYASVAAASVAVLLSWLWGRPSFPVPVWFPNIPAVLLGSAALWLVEVRLGGGRGTLALLGQVVAGGAAYLGCYLALSGADRARLRAWWTGRSRTARVGEAT